A stretch of DNA from Halobacteriovorax vibrionivorans:
TCAGTTTTTTGTAAAATTAGAATTTTAGATAAAGATACCTGCCACACAAGCAGTCATGAAACATGCTAGTGTTCCAGCAATTAGAGACTTAACCCCTAGTTTTGCTAGGTCTTGCTTACGATTTTCAGCAATACCACCAATTCCACCGATTTGAATTCCGATTGAAGAGAAATTAGCAAAACCGCAAAGAGCATAAGTTGCAATAGTAATTGAGCGCTCTGATAAGTTACCCATATTGTCCTTTAGATCAAGATAGGCCACAAACTCATTTAGTACGAGTTTTTTACCAAGAAGCATTCCAACAATTTCTGCATCCTTCCACTCAACTCCTAATAACCAAGCAAATGGAGCAAATAATTTCCCCATAATGAGCTCAAGAGTAATTCCTTCTGCTCCAAATAAACCGGTTACATAACCAATGGCACCATTAAGCATTGCTACAAGAGCGATAATGGCAATCAACATTGCACCAACATTAATAGCAAGCTTTACACCTTCACTTGCTCCGTTGGCAGCAGCATCGATTAAATTAACACTATTATCTTTTAATTCTAATTTTAAATCACCTTGTGTGAGAGACTCTTCAGTCTCTGGAATCATAAGCTTGGCACAAACAAGTGCTGCTGGAGCTGACATAACAGATGCAGACAGTAAGTGAGCGGCATCAATTCCAAATCCAACATATGAAGCTAAAACCCCTCCTGCAACCGTGGCCATCCCACCAGTCATAAGGGCCATTAATTCAGATTGAGTCATTTTCGAAACAAGTGGCTTAACCACAAGCGGTGCTTCAGTTTGGCCAGCAAAGATATTTGCAGCTGCTGCTAGAGACTCTGCACCAGAAGTTCCCATAACCACTGACATTACTTTTGCAAAAGCTTTGATAATGATTTGCATTATTCCTAAATGGTAGAAAACACTCATTAATGATGACATGAAAATAATGGTTGGAAGAACCATAACAAAGAAAATGAAACCTAGTTTTGGTACATTTGTTAATGGCCCAAAAATAAAGTTTGAGCCTTCATTAGTATAATTTAAAATGGCCGTAAAAAATCCACGCGCACCTTCAAAGAAGTTTTGCCCAACAGATGTTTTTAAAATGATTAGTCCAAAGAAAACCTGGAGAAGCACACCTGAAATAACAAGTCGCCAATTAACTTTTTTGCGATTAGTCGATAAGGCAAAAGCGATTGCTAGCATAACCACTAGCCCAAGTGCTGAGATAAGTCTTTCCATTGTGTCCCCGATGTCAATTCAGGGCCATTATAGATTGATTAAAAATTAAATGTCCATCCCACTTTCGGATTTACACTATTAAATTTCTTGATATCTTTAGCTGTATTAATAGCATGCCAATTCAAACGACTCCTTGTGTCAAAATTCTTAATACTTGTTTGCTGAATTGTTGCTTGAGATTTCTGAGCTTGATTATAAGCAACAACACCAACTCCAATGACAATCCCAACTGAAGCACCAACAAGAATATTCTTCAAATGGTCACTAGGCTCTTCAACAAATGAAAGTGTTGATAGACCTAGAATTGCTCCACCGAGACCGAGACCAGCAACTGTTGTTAGATCTCTAATCCCCTCTTCTTTGAAATCAGTTTGAGCAATTGAAGAAAATGAAAAACAAAGCGTTAAACATATTATAATTAATTTTTTCATGAACATGTAAATCCTAAAACGTTGGCGCAAAGCGCATTAAGTTTCATCATTGCCACCTCTAAAGGCCGCCACTATAATGACTCTTTTACTATTCTATACGCAGAAGTAATTTGATGCAATAAATGCGCGCCAAATTATGGAAATTGAAAATAAATTAAAGGAATACTATGTCACAAAACTTCAACGCATATCAGATCATTTCGAAAAAAAGAGATGGGAAGAGATTAACAGACGAAGAAATAAAATGGTTCATTAATGGAATCACTAATGGCGACGTCGCTGACTATCAAATGTCTGCACTTCTTATGGCAATCTACCTAAACGGGATGAATGTAAAAGAAACAGCGGCACTAACAGATGCCATGCTCTACTCTGGAAAAACACTCAAGTTTAAAGGTGTGAACGTGATCGACAAACACTCAACAGGTGGTGTTGGTGATAAGGCCTCTTTTATTCTTGGGCCAATCGCTGCAGCATGTGGTGTAAAAGTTCCAATGATGGCCGGGCGAGGACTAGGTCACACTGGTGGGACAGTTGATAAAGTAGAATCAATTAAAGGATTTAAAACATCACTGACTCTAGAGCAATTTAAGAAGCAACTTAATAAAGAAAAGATTGTTCTGATTGGACAAACAAAAGATATCGCTCCAGCTGATAAGATTATCTACGGACTAAGAGATGTAACGGGAACAGTTGAATCAATTCCTTTAATTACAGCTTCTATTATGAGTAAGAAACTTGCTGAAGGTGCCAACGGTATTGTTATGGATATCAAAACTGGTGATGGTGCATTCATGAGCGATCTTAAAGATGCAAAAGCTCTAGCAAAGAGTTTAAGAGATACAGCAAAGCGTTTTGATAAGCGTATGGTTACAATGATTAGTGATATGAACCAACCACTTGGTCAATATATTGGTAACTCACTTGAGATTATTGAATCAATTGAAACTCTAAAAGGAAATGGGCCAAAAGATTTAACGGACCTAAGTGTTAAGCTTGCTGGTGCCATGGTTTATATTGCAGGAAAAGCAGAATCAATTAAAGAAGGTGAAAAGAAAGCACGTGCAGTTATTGATAACGGAAAAGCACTTAAAGTTTTCAAGAATCTTATAAAAGTTCAAGGTGGAGATGAAAAAGTTTGTGATGACTACTCTCGCCTACCTGTTGCAAAACATAAGACAGTTTTTAAAGCACCTAAGAAAGGTTATATCTCAGCTATCGCATGTAAGCAGATGGGACTTCACTGTGTAAGTCTTGGTGGTGGACGTGCTAAAGCAAATGATAAAGTCGATTTTGGTGTTGGTTTTGTATTAAATAAGAAAGTTGGTGAGCAAGTTGCTAAGGGTGATGAGCTTGTTGTGATTTATCATAATAAGAATCAGAAAAAACAAGTAGATGGTATTTTAGCTGATCTTAAAAAAGATATTAAAATCACTACTGCTAAGCCAAAGCCAACTAAGTTAATTTTTGAGACGAAGGAAATCTAATGAGTGATTTACTTAAAAGACTTGAAGAATCAAAAGACTATATTGCGAGCAAATTTGATAAGACACCAGAGATTGGAGTTGTTCTAGGTTCTGGTCTTGGAGGATTTGCGGATCTTTTAGAAAATAAAGTCGAGCTTCCTTACGAGGAAATTCCAGGTTTTAAAAAGACAAAAGTAAAAGGACACAAAGGACAATTAGTACTTGGTGAACTTTCAGGAAAAGTTGTTGCAGTTATGCAAGGACGAATTCACCGCTATGAAGGACACTCTCTTGATGAAGTTGTTTTTCCAGTACGTGTTTTAAAAACACTCGGTGTAAAGAATCT
This window harbors:
- a CDS encoding thymidine phosphorylase; translated protein: MSQNFNAYQIISKKRDGKRLTDEEIKWFINGITNGDVADYQMSALLMAIYLNGMNVKETAALTDAMLYSGKTLKFKGVNVIDKHSTGGVGDKASFILGPIAAACGVKVPMMAGRGLGHTGGTVDKVESIKGFKTSLTLEQFKKQLNKEKIVLIGQTKDIAPADKIIYGLRDVTGTVESIPLITASIMSKKLAEGANGIVMDIKTGDGAFMSDLKDAKALAKSLRDTAKRFDKRMVTMISDMNQPLGQYIGNSLEIIESIETLKGNGPKDLTDLSVKLAGAMVYIAGKAESIKEGEKKARAVIDNGKALKVFKNLIKVQGGDEKVCDDYSRLPVAKHKTVFKAPKKGYISAIACKQMGLHCVSLGGGRAKANDKVDFGVGFVLNKKVGEQVAKGDELVVIYHNKNQKKQVDGILADLKKDIKITTAKPKPTKLIFETKEI
- a CDS encoding NupC/NupG family nucleoside CNT transporter; translation: MERLISALGLVVMLAIAFALSTNRKKVNWRLVISGVLLQVFFGLIILKTSVGQNFFEGARGFFTAILNYTNEGSNFIFGPLTNVPKLGFIFFVMVLPTIIFMSSLMSVFYHLGIMQIIIKAFAKVMSVVMGTSGAESLAAAANIFAGQTEAPLVVKPLVSKMTQSELMALMTGGMATVAGGVLASYVGFGIDAAHLLSASVMSAPAALVCAKLMIPETEESLTQGDLKLELKDNSVNLIDAAANGASEGVKLAINVGAMLIAIIALVAMLNGAIGYVTGLFGAEGITLELIMGKLFAPFAWLLGVEWKDAEIVGMLLGKKLVLNEFVAYLDLKDNMGNLSERSITIATYALCGFANFSSIGIQIGGIGGIAENRKQDLAKLGVKSLIAGTLACFMTACVAGIFI